GCGACGTTGCGCCAGCTAACCCAGTTGGGCGTCGATTGCGTCGATGCCCTGCCATTGCCGACCGATGACCGTGGCGTTTTCAATCTGGACGAGGCATTGAAAATAAAGAAACGGGTTCATTCCTGGGGTCTGCAGGTGAATCGCATCAGTTTGCCCGGTCTATCGAAGCGGTTCATGGACGAAGAGGATGGCGCTGAGGAGGAGCTCGACGTCGCGTGCGAGTCCGTCCAGGTCCTTGGCGAAGCAGGCTATCCTCTTGGACGGGTGCACTTCGACTATTCCACAGATCCCTGGATGATTGGACACTATCGGGCATCGCACCGCGGTGGTTACCTGGCTCGAGGGGACAGTTTGTCACTCGCAGAGGGGGATGAGCCGCCGGCCATAGCAGTGCGGGAGCAGCGGTGGGGACGCGTCTGTGCGGCTTACGAACGGCTCGTGCCCGTCGCGGAAGCCACAGGCGTCAGACTGATGATGCATCCCTCCGACCCTCCGACGCAGGATGCGCTCTTCGGCGGGCTGGGATTTCACCGAGTGATCGATGCCTTTCCGAACCCGTGTGTCGGCTATCTTTACTGTTGTGGGACACGCGCGGAGGCTGGAGGACTTCCACTCGTCCTGGACGAGATTCACAACTACGGGCGAAAAGGACGTCTCTTCGAGGTTCACTTTCGAAATGTACGGGCGAGCTTTGCAACTGCCGGTGCGTTCGAAGAGGTCCTGCTCGACGATGGGGACATGAACATGTTCAAGATCCTGCGCGAGTTGAAGCGGGTGGGTTACGACGGCTGTCTGAATCCCGACCACTATCCGACGCTCGAAGGGGATGGGCATGCTGGCAATACCCACGCGCTCGCCTACTCAGTCGGGTATATCAAAGCTTTGTTGGCCGCACTTGCGTGTGAGTAGGAATGTACAGTATCAGGGTCAGACAAATTTTTCGATGGTGGCATCGACAATAGGAAGGAGTATCTCATGGCTGCTACAGTTCATGTCGGGAGCCGGAAACAGCTTTTCATCGACGCGCGTTTCTTTGATCGGGTCTCTGGTGTCAATCTCCGTATGAATCCGCCTTTGCAGTCCCCCGAGCCAGTGCTCCGGGCGGACAAGCCGTGGGAGAAGCTCGGGATTGGGGCGTACAACACAGTGATCCGGGAAGGGGAGCGGCACTTCCGGCTCTGGTACGGCGCACAGATGAAATCGGGAGGTCCGCAGGAAGGGGCGGTCCGCCTCTGCTATGCGGAGTCCGAAGACGGGGTTTTCTGGCAGAAGCCGGAGATGCACCTCGTAACGTTCCAGGGCAGCACTGCCAACAACATCGTCGCCCCGCTGGATGAGCGTCAGAGCATGCAGGGCGCGACGGTTTATATAGACGAACGCGCGCCCGCCGATTCGCGCTACCGGCTCTGGTCGAAGTACTATCCCAGGGATGATGAGATCGAGGCCGGTGTTCAGCCGGGGCTTTGGGCCATGCATTCGCCGGACGGGATCCATTGGACGTATGATGAGGGCCAGCCGAATCCGCCCAACCAGATGTGCGACACCCAGAATGTCTTCTTCTGGGATGACAGCCTGGACCTCTACGTCGGCTATACGCGGGTGCACGAGACCCAGCGACGGGACGAGGCGGCGGAAATGAAGCTCGGAAAGCGGTACCGGTCCGTTGGCCGGATCACGTCGCCCGACTTTAAGACCTGGTCGCAGCCCACGCTGATCGTTCTGGAGGGAGATGCGCTGGACCTGGAAGCCCCTCTGCCTCCCCGGTCAATGGACAGGCCGCAGGTCGATTACTACACGAACGCAGTCTATAAGCATCCCGAGGCGGATGATGCGTACTTCATGATGCCCGCCGCTTACTACCACTGGGAAGCGTCCGATTTCCCGGCCACGATGGACGTCCGGCTCCTTACGAGCCGTGACGGGATCATATGGTCGCGTCAGGGAGATCGGGAGCCGTTCATCCGCCGGGGGCTGGATGGAGGACCATCGGGTGGCATGGTGATGGCCAATGTCTGGCCCGTGCTTACCGAGACCGAGATGTGGATCTATTATTCGGGGAGGGGAAGTCGGCATAATGATGAGGTGCGCGACGGTTGGAATACCGGGCTGTTCCGGGCGATCCTGAGGCGAGATGGTTTTGTCTCGGCGGATGTGTCTCTCTCTGGCGGAGAGTTTGTGACACCTCCGCTGGCGTTCGACGGTCAGGCGCTCGAGCTGAATGTAGATTGTGGCGGGGGCGGCTGGCTGCTGGTCGAGCTGCAGGACGAGGAGGGGCGCCCCGTGGAAGGCTACACGCTGAAGACGTGCGAGACGATTGTCGCCAACGCAATCAAAGCAGGCGTGTCGTGGCAGGGGGTCGGCCGCCGGATACCCACGGATCGAGGACCGCTGCGGCTTCGCGTCGTGATGCGGTCGGCAAAGCTGTACTCGTTCCGGTTCGTGAGTTAAAGAAAATCAAACGGCTTGACTTGGGGGGTTGAAGTCGTTATTTTCTTCGGCGGTATATCACGGGAGTTTGTTATGACTATGTACGATTACACTTTGACTGATGCGACGCCCGATAGGGTGCTGGCTCCCCGTGTGTCTGAAACCGTCCGTGGTTGGTGGCGTGCCGCTGTGTGGGTTTGCTGACGGATTGTATTTATTTGAAAATTGTGAATTGACCGCCGTCGGCTTTTTGACGGCGGTTTTTTATTGGAAGTATGCGATGTTTTTGAGTGCGATGACAGAGCTATTTAATATTGGCGGACGCTGGTGGTGGACAGGCGCAATGGGAGATGTATGTCCACCACCGGATATCTGGCGATCTTTGTTTGTTTGCACCGCGCGCTACCGGAAGGTGGCGCGCTTTTTTTTGGAAATTATGGTTTTTTAATCGTTCAAAGAAAGGAACAAAGATGAGTCGCACAATTGTTTTAACAGGAGATCGCCCGACGGGTAGAATGCATTTGGGACATTATGTCGGGTCGTTGAAGAATCGGTTTGAGATGCAGGATGAGTTTCAGTGTTTTTTTATGATTGCCGATTATCAGGCGCTGACGACGCATCGGGATCGGACAGAGGATCTGGAGCATCACGTCAGAGAAATGGTCCTGGATTATCTGGCGGCGGGATTTGATCCCAAAAAAAGCGTTTGTTTTTTGCAATCACAGGTGCCGCAACTGGCAGAGTTAACCATGATTTTTTCCAATTTGGTGACGTTGCCGCGTTTGTTGCGGAATCCAACCGTTAAGGAAGAGATGGGTAA
The window above is part of the Gemmatimonadota bacterium genome. Proteins encoded here:
- a CDS encoding mannonate dehydratase, which translates into the protein MIKVAAWCQDPSDATLRQLTQLGVDCVDALPLPTDDRGVFNLDEALKIKKRVHSWGLQVNRISLPGLSKRFMDEEDGAEEELDVACESVQVLGEAGYPLGRVHFDYSTDPWMIGHYRASHRGGYLARGDSLSLAEGDEPPAIAVREQRWGRVCAAYERLVPVAEATGVRLMMHPSDPPTQDALFGGLGFHRVIDAFPNPCVGYLYCCGTRAEAGGLPLVLDEIHNYGRKGRLFEVHFRNVRASFATAGAFEEVLLDDGDMNMFKILRELKRVGYDGCLNPDHYPTLEGDGHAGNTHALAYSVGYIKALLAALACE